In Nitrospira sp., the following are encoded in one genomic region:
- a CDS encoding glutamate mutase L, translated as MTASASTPPKIDHPLNVIVATDCGSTTTKAILIEKVGDDYRQTYRGEAPTTVEAPFEDVTRGVLNAIAEIEELSGRKILDGDQIITPCRDDKTGVDIYISTSSAGGGLQMMVTGVVQNMTGESAQRAALGAGAIVIDVLAVNDGRLPHEKIERIRSMRPDMILMSGGTDGGAVTHVVEMAEYVAAAEPRPRFGMSYKLPLIYAGNKDAQPQVKKILEDKSALVVTENIRPVLERENLAPARNKIHDLFLEHVMQQAPGYKKLIDMAGAPIMPTPAAVGLIMEAIAKREHLNLIGVDIGGATTDVFSVFDGVFNRTVSANLGMSYSVSNVLAEAGLASIMRWVPFTIDEQTLRNRIKNKMIRPTTIPQTLDELQIEQAIAREALRLALIHHKSLATGLKGVQQERTISDVFEQQTSGKALIDMLKLDLIVGSGGILSHAPRRIQSMLMMVDAYEPMGCTRLSVDSIFMMPHLGVLSTINERAATDVFVRDCMIYLGTCVAPIGQGKDGELCADYEITWPDEKTTKEQLKFGELRLFSLDSGKKAAITIQPAKGVNMGEGPGTAITKDVHGGVVGLLLDGRGRPLQLSADQQGRVAALTKWFDAVGLYPTAK; from the coding sequence ATGACGGCTTCCGCTTCCACCCCTCCCAAAATCGACCATCCTCTCAACGTGATTGTCGCCACCGATTGCGGCAGCACAACCACCAAAGCCATTCTCATCGAAAAAGTCGGCGATGACTACCGGCAGACCTATCGTGGCGAAGCGCCGACCACGGTGGAAGCGCCATTTGAAGACGTGACCCGTGGCGTGCTGAATGCCATCGCCGAAATCGAAGAGTTGTCTGGTCGTAAGATCTTGGACGGCGATCAGATCATCACTCCTTGCCGGGATGACAAGACCGGTGTTGATATCTATATCTCGACCAGCAGCGCGGGCGGTGGTTTGCAGATGATGGTGACCGGTGTCGTACAAAACATGACAGGTGAGAGCGCGCAGCGGGCAGCGCTGGGCGCTGGGGCCATCGTCATCGATGTGTTAGCGGTCAACGACGGCCGGTTGCCTCACGAAAAGATTGAGCGGATCCGGTCCATGAGGCCAGACATGATTCTCATGTCCGGCGGGACCGATGGAGGGGCCGTCACGCACGTGGTAGAGATGGCGGAATATGTGGCAGCGGCGGAACCACGGCCTCGGTTCGGCATGAGCTACAAATTGCCCCTGATCTATGCAGGTAACAAGGACGCTCAACCTCAAGTCAAAAAAATTCTGGAAGATAAGTCGGCACTGGTTGTCACCGAGAATATCCGGCCGGTGTTGGAACGAGAGAACTTGGCGCCGGCACGGAACAAAATCCATGACCTCTTTCTCGAGCATGTGATGCAACAGGCACCCGGTTATAAGAAACTGATTGATATGGCCGGGGCACCCATCATGCCGACTCCAGCTGCCGTCGGCCTCATCATGGAAGCGATCGCCAAACGGGAACATCTGAATCTTATCGGTGTTGATATCGGAGGCGCAACGACGGACGTCTTTTCTGTGTTTGACGGGGTGTTCAATCGGACGGTCAGCGCCAATCTCGGCATGTCATACAGCGTCTCCAACGTCCTTGCTGAAGCGGGGCTGGCGAGCATCATGCGTTGGGTACCGTTTACGATTGACGAGCAGACGTTGCGCAATCGGATCAAGAACAAGATGATCCGTCCGACAACGATTCCACAAACGCTCGATGAACTACAAATCGAGCAGGCGATTGCGCGCGAAGCCTTGCGCCTGGCCTTGATCCATCACAAGTCGCTGGCCACGGGGTTGAAGGGTGTGCAGCAGGAACGAACGATTTCAGACGTCTTCGAGCAACAAACGTCCGGCAAGGCACTGATCGACATGTTGAAGCTGGATCTGATCGTCGGCAGCGGCGGCATCCTCTCGCATGCGCCACGCCGCATCCAGTCGATGCTGATGATGGTCGATGCCTATGAACCGATGGGCTGCACGAGATTGTCGGTCGACAGCATCTTCATGATGCCGCATCTCGGAGTCCTGTCGACGATCAATGAGAGGGCGGCAACGGATGTGTTCGTCCGGGATTGCATGATCTATCTCGGGACCTGCGTAGCTCCGATCGGACAGGGCAAAGACGGGGAACTGTGTGCTGACTATGAAATTACCTGGCCCGACGAGAAGACCACGAAGGAGCAATTGAAGTTTGGGGAGTTGAGATTGTTTTCATTAGACTCTGGCAAAAAGGCGGCGATCACGATTCAGCCTGCCAAAGGGGTCAACATGGGTGAAGGTCCCGGCACGGCGATCACAAAGGATGTCCATGGCGGTGTTGTCGGACTCTTGCTCGACGGCCGCGGGCGACCACTACAACTTTCTGCTGACCAACAAGGCCGTGTCGCGGCCCTCACGAAATGGTTTGACGCAGTCGGGTTGTACCCGACTGCTAAGTAG
- the amrB gene encoding AmmeMemoRadiSam system protein B — translation MISGAAKSPAQYPVLRNLQFSPIKQGDDQLIVLWDPRGLSKEKLVLPLNLFFIVQHFDGEHSLQEIGALYLKRFGEFLMPSKVEQLVADLEQKLFLEGPRTESARQQACIVYRQQPVRQAAFAGRGYEADGANLRKQIDGFFTSSDGPDFKPSEHQGKLIKGLVVPTYDLKQAGPVYAWAYKELQEAQQPDVYVLIGTAHAGLENLFAVTDKNFETALGVVPVNQPIVTRLKAVAPECFEEDIAHQSEHAIEFQLPFLQTIIGKPFSMIPILSSFSALSLNDPTVRNSVNRFLTALRDTIAVSGKTVCVIAAGELAHLGLRYGDSAPPTDFSFHRSMQHDLEMLKQVEELKPEGFADYIRKEGDLRRISGFSPIYSLLRLVQAEKGQVLRYDRGITDQYNSTVTYASMAFF, via the coding sequence ATGATATCCGGTGCCGCAAAATCACCCGCGCAATATCCAGTCCTGCGGAACTTGCAATTTTCCCCCATCAAGCAGGGGGACGATCAGCTGATCGTGCTCTGGGACCCCAGAGGCTTGAGCAAAGAGAAGCTCGTCTTGCCGTTGAACTTGTTTTTCATCGTGCAACATTTCGATGGTGAACATTCACTACAAGAAATCGGTGCGTTGTACCTGAAACGGTTCGGTGAGTTTCTGATGCCGAGTAAAGTGGAACAACTGGTGGCGGATCTTGAACAAAAGCTGTTCTTGGAAGGGCCAAGAACCGAGTCGGCACGGCAACAGGCTTGTATTGTCTATCGGCAACAGCCGGTCCGACAGGCAGCTTTTGCCGGGCGAGGCTACGAGGCGGATGGCGCCAACCTGCGGAAGCAGATCGACGGCTTCTTCACATCAAGCGACGGGCCGGATTTCAAACCGTCGGAGCATCAGGGTAAGCTGATCAAAGGCCTGGTCGTTCCGACCTACGATCTGAAGCAAGCAGGGCCGGTCTATGCATGGGCATACAAAGAGTTACAGGAAGCCCAACAGCCTGATGTCTATGTTCTGATCGGGACCGCCCATGCTGGGCTTGAAAACCTCTTTGCTGTCACGGACAAGAATTTTGAGACCGCGCTTGGTGTGGTGCCGGTGAACCAGCCGATCGTTACTCGCCTCAAGGCGGTTGCGCCGGAGTGCTTCGAGGAAGACATCGCTCACCAGTCGGAGCATGCGATTGAATTCCAGCTGCCGTTCCTTCAAACCATTATCGGCAAACCCTTCTCGATGATCCCCATTCTGTCGTCGTTTTCCGCGCTGAGCCTGAATGATCCAACCGTTCGGAACTCAGTGAATCGATTTCTCACTGCCTTGCGAGACACAATTGCGGTCTCTGGAAAGACCGTGTGTGTCATCGCGGCAGGGGAGTTGGCCCACCTCGGCCTCCGCTACGGCGATAGCGCTCCACCGACCGATTTTTCCTTCCACCGCTCGATGCAGCATGACTTAGAAATGTTGAAACAGGTCGAGGAACTCAAGCCGGAGGGATTCGCCGACTACATCAGAAAAGAAGGCGATCTACGGCGTATCTCCGGCTTCTCACCGATTTACAGCTTGTTACGATTGGTCCAAGCGGAAAAGGGACAGGTCCTGCGCTATGATCGCGGCATCACTGATCAATACAACTCCACCGTGACCTACGCCAGCATGGCGTTCTTCTAA
- the sthA gene encoding Si-specific NAD(P)(+) transhydrogenase, whose protein sequence is MAHYDLLVIGTGPAGQKAAIQAAKLNKKVGIIERKTVVGGVCINTGTIPSKSLREAVLYLSGFRQRSIYGEEYRLKKKITIEDLAFRANHIIKHEIQTVQNQMARNQVDMFLGSASFLDPHRLRIQRDRGALELTADFIVIAVGTEPARPSHIPFDDLTVIDTDGLLTLKRIPDSIVIVGGGVIGTEYASMLAALGTPVTLIDKRPRLLEFVDPEIIETLQQRMKDMGVTLYHDEAVLAIKQEWNKSVRVTLQNNRAVHTSTLMYAIGRVGATQSLNLHAIDLKPDERGRLTVNEHFQTAIPHIYAVGDVVGFPALASTSMQQGRHAACHAFGHPERTDTSLLPYGIYAIPEISMVGRNEEELKEAEMPYGVGIARYEEIARGQLIGDETGMLKLLFHRHTRHLLGVHAIGEGATELIHIGQAVMAFHGKIDYFIDTVFNYPTLAECYKVAALDGMNRSPRTWIPYL, encoded by the coding sequence ATGGCTCATTACGATTTACTTGTCATCGGCACAGGACCAGCCGGTCAAAAGGCTGCTATTCAGGCGGCTAAGCTGAACAAGAAGGTCGGGATTATCGAACGGAAGACGGTCGTCGGTGGGGTCTGCATCAACACCGGAACCATTCCAAGCAAATCCCTCCGCGAAGCGGTGCTCTATCTCTCCGGATTTCGTCAACGAAGCATCTATGGGGAAGAATACCGCTTAAAAAAGAAAATCACGATCGAAGACCTTGCTTTCCGCGCAAACCACATCATCAAGCACGAGATCCAGACCGTGCAGAATCAGATGGCCCGGAATCAGGTCGATATGTTTCTCGGTTCGGCCAGTTTCCTTGATCCGCATCGCCTGCGCATTCAAAGGGATCGTGGCGCGCTTGAGCTGACAGCGGACTTCATCGTCATTGCCGTGGGGACGGAGCCGGCTCGGCCGTCACACATTCCATTCGACGACCTGACCGTCATCGACACGGACGGACTCCTGACCCTCAAACGCATTCCCGACTCCATCGTGATCGTCGGAGGCGGTGTGATCGGAACGGAATATGCTTCGATGCTCGCCGCCTTGGGCACCCCCGTCACCCTCATCGATAAACGGCCGCGGCTGTTGGAGTTTGTGGACCCTGAGATCATTGAAACGCTCCAGCAACGAATGAAAGACATGGGAGTGACCCTGTATCATGACGAAGCAGTGCTCGCGATCAAGCAAGAATGGAACAAGTCCGTCCGAGTAACGTTGCAGAACAACCGTGCGGTCCACACATCGACACTCATGTACGCCATCGGGCGCGTTGGGGCGACACAATCGCTGAATCTCCACGCCATCGACCTTAAGCCGGATGAGCGCGGACGCTTAACTGTCAACGAACACTTCCAAACGGCGATTCCCCACATTTATGCGGTCGGCGACGTCGTCGGCTTTCCAGCCTTGGCATCGACGTCAATGCAGCAGGGTCGTCATGCCGCCTGTCACGCCTTTGGCCACCCGGAGCGTACCGACACCTCCCTCCTCCCCTACGGCATCTATGCCATTCCAGAAATCTCCATGGTGGGGCGAAACGAGGAAGAACTCAAAGAGGCAGAGATGCCCTATGGAGTCGGCATCGCCCGCTACGAAGAAATCGCCCGTGGACAACTCATCGGCGATGAAACCGGCATGCTCAAACTGCTGTTTCACCGACACACCAGACATCTGCTCGGTGTCCATGCCATCGGCGAAGGGGCCACAGAGCTGATCCACATCGGCCAGGCCGTCATGGCCTTTCACGGCAAGATCGATTACTTTATCGATACGGTCTTCAACTACCCGACGCTGGCGGAATGTTACAAGGTCGCCGCACTCGACGGCATGAATCGCTCACCGAGAACCTGGATTCCCTACCTATAA
- the tpx gene encoding thiol peroxidase, which produces MILRKERMMRIDNAGFIGTLCLALGLAGCQAMGGSTGAGFSYKKMPVADGSAVAGEGNSVLYKGSPLALSGNGVKVGDVLRDVNVAQNDLSLVNIAQTKGVGKVRVISVVPSLDTPVCEQQTHILSERNKGLDRMVELITVSVDTPFAQKRFAKEANIANVTFLSDYRGAEFGKTHGLFLEVPHILTRAVMVVDKTNTIRYLQITPELTQLPDMEEALQFARRLVTES; this is translated from the coding sequence ATGATCCTCAGAAAGGAGCGTATGATGCGGATAGACAATGCTGGTTTCATCGGCACCCTGTGCCTTGCGCTTGGCCTCGCCGGATGTCAGGCGATGGGAGGATCAACCGGCGCCGGCTTTTCCTACAAGAAGATGCCGGTGGCGGATGGAAGCGCTGTCGCAGGCGAAGGCAACAGCGTCTTATATAAAGGGAGCCCGCTGGCGCTTTCCGGCAACGGCGTGAAGGTCGGCGACGTACTGCGGGACGTGAACGTGGCGCAGAACGACTTATCCCTCGTGAACATCGCGCAGACCAAAGGCGTCGGAAAAGTCCGCGTCATCAGTGTGGTCCCCTCATTGGACACCCCTGTGTGCGAACAACAAACGCATATTCTGAGCGAGCGGAATAAAGGTCTCGATAGGATGGTGGAACTCATCACCGTGAGCGTCGATACGCCCTTCGCCCAGAAACGGTTTGCCAAGGAAGCCAACATCGCCAATGTCACCTTCCTGTCCGACTACCGTGGGGCCGAGTTCGGAAAAACCCATGGTCTCTTCCTGGAAGTCCCACACATTTTGACGAGAGCGGTCATGGTGGTCGATAAGACGAACACCATTCGCTATCTGCAAATCACCCCGGAACTCACGCAACTCCCGGATATGGAAGAAGCCCTACAATTTGCTCGCCGATTGGTGACGGAGAGTTGA
- a CDS encoding alpha/beta hydrolase, translating into MKRSFNWNNSSVGSISVSCGPERLALLVLCLVSSFMTACAQPIQIPSYFETLERTPIERIPINTVLVHDQRIAYLDVGTGPPVILIHGFGGSMWQWEHQQHALSEHFRTLTLDLLGSGLSDKPDIEYLPDQMLDFCIGFMDALQIPHATFIGNSMGAGLAIGMTLIHPTRVDKLVLIDGLPSHVLAKLTSRSFKQALESRAPSWLVSFGNWLFGGLVTESVLKEIVHDHNLLTPAVIERSNRNRRRPGTIKPIMAVRNALPSWEADFAPRLSSITHPTMIIWGEDDRVFPLAVGEELHHRIRGSQFVRIPDAGHMPQWERPDLVNRSLIAYIQLLP; encoded by the coding sequence ATGAAACGGTCATTCAACTGGAATAATTCCAGCGTCGGCTCGATCTCCGTATCATGCGGACCAGAGCGACTTGCGCTGCTCGTCCTGTGCCTCGTATCGTCTTTCATGACCGCTTGTGCCCAGCCCATACAGATCCCGTCATATTTCGAAACGTTAGAACGGACGCCGATAGAACGCATTCCGATCAACACCGTTCTCGTGCATGATCAACGGATCGCGTATCTCGATGTCGGTACAGGTCCGCCTGTCATCTTGATCCACGGTTTCGGCGGATCCATGTGGCAATGGGAACATCAGCAACATGCCTTGTCTGAACATTTCCGTACCCTGACGCTCGACCTACTCGGTTCCGGATTGTCAGACAAGCCGGACATTGAGTACTTACCGGATCAGATGTTGGACTTTTGTATCGGATTCATGGACGCCTTGCAGATCCCTCACGCCACATTCATCGGTAATTCCATGGGCGCTGGGTTGGCGATTGGGATGACATTGATCCATCCGACCCGTGTCGACAAACTCGTGCTCATCGACGGGTTACCCTCTCATGTCCTGGCCAAGCTCACCAGTCGTTCATTCAAGCAAGCCCTGGAATCTCGAGCCCCTTCCTGGCTCGTCTCCTTCGGTAATTGGCTGTTCGGTGGGCTGGTCACCGAGTCCGTCTTGAAGGAAATCGTCCACGACCACAACCTCCTGACGCCGGCCGTGATCGAACGGTCCAATCGTAATCGCCGGCGCCCCGGCACCATCAAACCTATTATGGCCGTGAGAAACGCCCTCCCCTCCTGGGAAGCCGATTTTGCCCCACGCCTCAGCTCCATCACCCACCCAACCATGATTATCTGGGGTGAAGACGACCGGGTGTTCCCTCTCGCCGTGGGTGAAGAACTTCACCATCGGATTCGTGGATCCCAGTTCGTCAGAATTCCCGATGCCGGCCATATGCCGCAATGGGAACGCCCGGACCTGGTGAACCGATCGTTGATCGCGTATATTCAACTATTACCCTGA
- the oadA gene encoding sodium-extruding oxaloacetate decarboxylase subunit alpha: MAKRRPPTRKPQKKTRSPAPAIKTAKSTPALPGEFTITPAAGKPVLITDVALRDGHQSLLATRMRTEDMLPIAQKLDAVGYWSLEVWGGATFDTCLRFLKEDPWERLRALRAAMPNTKLQMLLRGQNLVGYRHYADDVVERFIERSATNGIDVFRIFDALNDVRNVDRAVSEVKACGKHAEATICYTVSPVHSIDRFVDLARRLEDLGTDTICIKDMAGLLAPLDAYHLVRRLKAAVKVPLHLHSHYTSGMASMTSLMAILGGLDMLDTSISPLAGGTSHPATETLVASLQNTPYDTGLDLASFQPITEHFRTVRRKYRQFESDFTGVDAEILMSQIPGGMLSNLAAQLTEQNALDRMKEVLDEVPLVRKDMGYPPLVTPTSQIVGTQATLNVLTGERYKVITTETKNYFLGLYGRAPGQVDLDVMARATGDETPIKTRPADRLEPELDDAKRELPESAQSIEDQLSFVLFPNIARDFFEDRERGDLTPEPLELGSAKGPAIAHELHLAPVEFNVTVHGDTYHVKVSGSGRKIDGRKPYYIRVNDKLEEVSLEPIQEVLAGVPESQETESRGKPKRPRPSKAGDVAPPMPGRVVKILVAVDDRVKAGDPLLIIEAMKMESRVPAPIDGRVAAILAAEGDNVKTDETVIQLE; this comes from the coding sequence ATGGCGAAGAGACGACCACCGACAAGGAAACCGCAGAAAAAGACCAGATCGCCTGCTCCGGCGATCAAGACCGCCAAGAGTACCCCGGCGCTCCCCGGCGAGTTCACGATTACCCCGGCCGCCGGCAAGCCGGTCCTGATCACGGATGTCGCGCTGCGAGACGGCCATCAGTCGTTATTGGCGACACGCATGCGCACGGAAGACATGCTGCCCATCGCACAAAAGCTCGACGCAGTCGGCTATTGGTCGCTTGAGGTATGGGGGGGCGCCACATTCGACACCTGTTTGCGCTTCTTAAAAGAAGATCCCTGGGAACGGCTCCGAGCCCTGCGGGCCGCCATGCCCAACACCAAGCTTCAAATGTTGTTGCGAGGGCAAAACCTCGTCGGCTATCGACATTACGCCGACGACGTGGTGGAGCGGTTCATCGAACGTTCGGCCACGAACGGCATCGATGTCTTCCGCATCTTCGACGCCCTCAACGACGTACGGAATGTCGATCGGGCCGTGAGTGAAGTGAAAGCCTGCGGAAAACATGCTGAAGCCACCATCTGTTACACCGTCAGCCCGGTCCATAGCATCGACCGTTTCGTGGATTTGGCCAGGAGGTTGGAAGATCTGGGAACAGATACGATTTGTATCAAGGACATGGCCGGACTGTTGGCTCCGCTCGACGCATACCATTTGGTGCGTCGGCTGAAGGCCGCCGTCAAGGTCCCGCTTCATCTCCACTCGCATTACACGTCCGGTATGGCCTCCATGACCTCTTTGATGGCGATCCTTGGAGGCCTCGACATGCTCGATACCTCCATCTCTCCGTTGGCAGGAGGAACCTCCCACCCTGCGACGGAAACGCTGGTTGCTTCACTCCAGAATACGCCCTACGATACGGGCCTGGATCTCGCATCGTTCCAGCCGATCACTGAGCACTTCCGAACGGTTCGCCGCAAATATCGCCAGTTCGAGAGCGACTTTACCGGCGTGGATGCAGAGATCCTCATGTCGCAGATTCCCGGCGGCATGCTGTCGAACTTGGCCGCCCAGCTGACAGAACAGAATGCCCTGGACCGGATGAAGGAGGTCCTCGACGAGGTTCCGCTGGTGCGGAAAGACATGGGCTATCCTCCGCTCGTCACCCCGACCAGCCAAATCGTCGGAACCCAGGCAACCCTCAACGTGCTGACCGGTGAGCGATACAAGGTCATCACCACCGAAACCAAGAATTATTTCTTGGGACTCTACGGCCGTGCGCCAGGCCAAGTCGATCTCGATGTGATGGCGCGTGCAACCGGCGACGAAACCCCGATCAAGACCAGACCGGCCGATCGGTTGGAGCCGGAATTGGACGACGCCAAAAGAGAACTGCCCGAGTCGGCCCAGAGCATCGAGGACCAGCTGTCATTCGTCCTGTTTCCCAACATCGCACGGGACTTTTTCGAAGACCGCGAGAGAGGCGACTTAACCCCTGAACCGCTCGAATTGGGGTCGGCGAAAGGGCCCGCCATCGCCCACGAGCTGCACTTGGCGCCTGTGGAATTCAATGTGACGGTGCATGGTGATACCTATCATGTGAAGGTTTCGGGGTCTGGCCGTAAGATCGACGGACGTAAGCCCTACTACATCCGTGTCAACGATAAGCTCGAAGAAGTGTCGCTCGAACCAATTCAAGAAGTGCTTGCCGGTGTCCCGGAGTCGCAAGAGACTGAATCGAGAGGAAAACCCAAACGTCCCAGACCTTCGAAAGCGGGTGATGTGGCTCCACCCATGCCGGGCCGAGTGGTGAAAATCCTGGTTGCAGTCGACGATCGGGTGAAGGCCGGCGATCCCCTGTTGATTATCGAAGCGATGAAGATGGAAAGCCGAGTGCCGGCGCCGATCGATGGGAGAGTCGCCGCGATCTTGGCTGCCGAGGGTGACAATGTGAAGACGGATGAAACGGTCATTCAACTGGAATAA
- the accC gene encoding acetyl-CoA carboxylase biotin carboxylase subunit, whose protein sequence is MFKKILIANRGEIAMRIIRACRELNIATAAIYSEADSTGIYVKKADESYLVGPGPVKGFLDSNQIVDLAKRIGADAVHPGYGFLAENAEFAELCQASGITFIGPSTHAITLMGSKVKARELAESAGIPIVPGTDGAITSVKEALVFAKKAGYPVMIKASAGGGGRGLRVVRSDDELRENMDVASREAEASFGDGSVFIEKYIERPHHIEFQILGDRHGNIIHLNERDCSIQRRHQKLIEIAPSLILTPKLRDEMGNAAIAIARAVKYDNAGTVEFLLDQEGKFYFIEMNPRLQVEHTVTEQITAIDIVRNQIKIAAGLPLSIQQKDVILQGHAIQCRINAEDPKNNFLPCTGTITAYLSPGGIGVRIDGAVYKDYTIPPYYDALLAKLTVRGRTWEEAVSRMRRSLEEYVLRGVKTTIPFMEAIMQEPDFIAGRFDTSYFDTHPELFSYHEFVQPEDLVLALSAAIAAYEGL, encoded by the coding sequence ATGTTCAAGAAGATCTTAATCGCTAATCGCGGTGAGATTGCCATGCGGATCATCCGCGCCTGCCGCGAATTGAACATCGCCACAGCAGCCATCTATTCCGAAGCGGATTCGACCGGGATCTATGTGAAGAAGGCGGACGAATCCTACCTCGTCGGGCCCGGGCCGGTGAAGGGTTTCTTGGATAGCAACCAGATCGTCGACTTGGCCAAACGGATCGGCGCCGATGCTGTCCATCCTGGGTACGGGTTTCTTGCTGAAAATGCGGAATTCGCTGAACTCTGCCAGGCTTCCGGCATCACGTTCATCGGCCCTTCTACCCACGCCATTACCCTGATGGGCAGCAAGGTCAAGGCGCGCGAGCTCGCCGAATCGGCCGGCATTCCGATTGTGCCCGGTACGGATGGCGCCATCACCAGTGTAAAAGAAGCCCTGGTCTTCGCAAAAAAGGCTGGTTACCCGGTCATGATCAAGGCGAGCGCCGGCGGTGGCGGTCGCGGGCTTCGCGTGGTCCGATCAGACGATGAGCTGCGAGAGAACATGGACGTCGCTTCGCGCGAGGCCGAAGCCTCCTTCGGAGACGGCAGCGTCTTCATCGAAAAATATATCGAGCGGCCGCACCATATCGAGTTCCAAATACTGGGGGATCGCCACGGAAATATCATTCACTTAAATGAACGCGATTGTTCAATCCAGAGACGTCACCAGAAGTTGATTGAAATCGCACCGTCGTTGATTCTCACACCGAAGTTACGGGACGAGATGGGCAATGCCGCCATCGCCATCGCACGCGCGGTGAAGTACGACAACGCGGGAACCGTGGAGTTTCTGCTCGATCAAGAAGGCAAGTTCTACTTCATCGAGATGAATCCTCGCCTCCAAGTCGAACACACGGTGACGGAACAGATCACGGCCATCGATATCGTGCGAAATCAGATTAAGATCGCGGCCGGCCTGCCGCTCAGCATCCAGCAAAAGGACGTGATCCTCCAGGGCCACGCCATCCAATGCCGGATTAATGCGGAAGACCCTAAAAACAATTTCCTGCCCTGCACGGGCACGATCACGGCGTACCTCTCTCCTGGTGGAATCGGTGTCCGCATCGACGGTGCGGTCTACAAGGATTACACAATCCCACCTTACTATGATGCGCTGCTGGCCAAGTTAACGGTTCGAGGCCGCACCTGGGAAGAAGCCGTAAGCCGCATGAGGCGGTCGCTCGAAGAATATGTGCTGCGCGGAGTAAAGACAACGATCCCGTTTATGGAAGCGATCATGCAGGAACCGGACTTTATTGCAGGACGTTTCGACACGTCGTATTTCGACACCCACCCTGAATTGTTCTCGTACCACGAGTTTGTGCAACCGGAGGATCTGGTGTTGGCGCTGTCGGCTGCGATTGCCGCCTACGAAGGGCTCTAA
- a CDS encoding sigma-70 family RNA polymerase sigma factor, translating to MAQDDDRRVFEEKVTGLLDQVYGAALRLAKNREDAEDLVAEAVSKAWASRRSLKDPDKFRSWIFRILTNTFISGCRKRAVRSQAETFEEHRSDAKTSFSLFEELHQPFLLWWGNPEKELLNKLLSQDIEKAVDALPGVFRMVVVLSDMEGFSYQEISEILRVPVGTVRSRLSRGRGLLQKALWDHAKDAGLIKSR from the coding sequence TTGGCACAAGACGATGATCGCCGGGTGTTTGAGGAGAAGGTGACTGGCCTTCTGGATCAGGTCTACGGCGCCGCGCTTCGGTTGGCCAAAAACAGGGAGGATGCGGAGGATCTGGTGGCTGAGGCCGTCTCCAAGGCATGGGCTTCCCGGCGTTCACTCAAAGATCCGGACAAATTTCGGTCCTGGATCTTCCGAATCTTGACGAATACGTTCATCAGCGGCTGTCGCAAACGGGCGGTCCGCTCTCAGGCCGAAACATTCGAGGAACATCGGTCCGATGCGAAGACCAGCTTCTCGCTCTTTGAAGAGCTCCACCAGCCGTTCCTGCTGTGGTGGGGAAACCCGGAGAAGGAGCTTCTCAATAAACTGCTTTCCCAAGACATCGAAAAGGCAGTGGATGCTCTTCCGGGGGTCTTCCGAATGGTGGTCGTCCTATCGGATATGGAGGGGTTTTCGTACCAAGAGATATCCGAGATCCTCAGAGTCCCCGTAGGAACCGTCCGTTCCCGGCTGTCCAGAGGACGCGGGCTGCTTCAGAAAGCCCTATGGGACCATGCCAAAGACGCCGGACTGATCAAGTCTCGATGA
- a CDS encoding zf-HC2 domain-containing protein yields MKKVKPIGCEEALKHLLAYLDQEVGAVTHREVEQHLEICRTCFSRAEFERSLKIRLREVGRGTMRSSFEKRIKTLFDQFTTKQKRETP; encoded by the coding sequence ATGAAAAAGGTGAAGCCTATTGGATGTGAAGAAGCCTTAAAGCACTTGCTGGCCTATCTCGACCAGGAGGTTGGAGCAGTGACGCACCGTGAGGTGGAACAGCACCTCGAGATCTGCCGGACCTGTTTCTCGCGGGCGGAGTTTGAGCGATCACTGAAGATCCGTCTTCGAGAGGTGGGTCGGGGAACGATGCGATCCTCATTTGAGAAGCGGATCAAAACCCTCTTTGATCAGTTCACAACCAAGCAGAAGCGAGAAACGCCATGA